The Bombyx mori chromosome 4, ASM3026992v2 region ccagagatcttttctgccacgtaccatccggttttggaatgaactcccctctacggtatttcccgagctctgtgacatgtccttctttaaacgaagCTTGCGGAGTGTACTACTGAATGGTAGGCAGGGACTCGGtggtgcccctggcattgctgacgtccttgaGCGACGGTAATCTCTAACCATATTCGCATAAGGTGgtccgtacgctcgtctgccgacATAGGCAATCTAActctatacctatataaaaatgaattgctgttcgttagtctcgccaaaactcgagagcggctgaaccgatttggctaattttgttcttgaattatttgtggaagtccagagaaggtttaaaaggtagataaatataaaaatgctcggaatttaataaaaataacaattttgttttctctttgacgtgtcccccgtcggacggatttctttcttttatttatcgattgatgcactatggagtctgccgggtcagctagtaggcAATAAATAAGGCTTTTTTGCGGCAGCAATTATTTGCTTCGGCTtggagggtggggtagctgttgtactataaaaatttaGACTGAattcttgttttgtttttaggtacctcaagcaccggtcatcgttctcatcgatcCCGTCGCTTGCAGCGAAGGGCTCGacgtaaattaacctacagacacagcccactgagtttctcgccggatcttttcagtgggtcgcgttttcgatccggtggtagattctgcgaagcacggctcttgctagggttcgtgttagcaacgtcgtcaggtttgagccccgtgagttcacctactagttaaggttactctGATACGGTCTATCTAGACCATTggctaaaaaaatgttttgtggtGGATAGAGGTATTTACCttattaatgtctatgggctctggtaactacttaacaccagacggaCTGGAGGTACGGCCGCTTCTCTATAAAAAAACGATAGTGGTACGCACACGTGCAGTTTCTCAATTTACCATATTACCAGTTAGTTTTGAGAAGCTGccggaaaaaatataattacgttAAAAAGAGGATGTTATGAAGACTAACCTAACTTAATAGGAGCTCAGGATTACGATAACAatcaagaaaaataattaatatgtacctatataagtTAAATCGCATCTAGTAtgaaagaaattattttaaattaaaaattttatatttcggttttggaattttattgaattttattttcagtttgttttttaatcatATTAAAAGCTTTGGGTATTGTGTAAATTCAAAGGACTCGATAAGTACCTACTTATTACGAAAGCATGCCTTTTTTAGAAATAGTTATTTTGTGTCTCTTTGTCATACTCCTGTCATGAACTCGAACAGTCAAACGTCAAACGCAATGGTTTTGACTTAATATCAAACTCCATCAAAGATTGTTGTACAACTATTTTCTCTGAGtagttaattatataatattcattggACAATGCTTAATCTTCGTTTCTTGACAACGTGTAACAGTATCTTTAATTTTTCTAGAAGAAACATAACGTTTTACGCACCGCTGTCTGCGCACAGGTGGTATCCGGATCCTGAGTTTGTTAAGCAATTCAACGGTCCCGTCATGTATCCCACACCAGAGACcaacaaattttataaaatgatcTACAATTCTAAACTAAGGCCTCTGGAACGGAAACTACAGAATATGTGGATAAATTTCGGTCCCCAACACCCCGCGGCGCACGGCGTACTCCGTCTCATACTGGAGCTCGACGGGGAAATGGTTGTACGGGCCGATCCCCATATCGGTTTTCTTCATAGAGCCACAGAAAAATTAATGGAATCCAAACATTACAACCAAAACCTGCCCTACATGGATCGATTGGATTACGTATCCACGATCTCCAACGAAACATGCTTCGCTCTAGCTGTCGAAACGCTCCTGAACATTGAAGCCCCCCCACGTGCCAAAGCTATTCGTGTTCTTTGCGGTGAATTATGCCGCATAGCTAATCACATGCTTAACGTATCAGGCACGGTATTGGATGCTGGAGGTATAACTCCTTTTTTTTGGATGTGCGaagaaagagaaaagatttaCGAATTGTTTGAAAGGCTTTGTGGCGCGCGTGTTCATTGCGCGTATGTTCGACCTGGGGGTGTGTCCCAAGATTTACCTATTGGGTTTCTGGATGATGTCTATGAACTATGTATGAAATTGGGTGAAAGATTTGACGAAACTGAAGACGTGGCAACGGGGAATCGATTATACTATGCTAGAACAGCTGGGATTGGTGTACTTACCGCCCACGAAGCCATGAGTCTCGGATGCACAGGTCCGATGTTGCGATGTACTGGAGTTAAATGGGACTTGAGGGTAGCGCATCCTTATGATGATTACGACATGTACGACTTCGATGTACCCGTGGGAACATTTGGAGACAGTTATGATCGTCACCTTTTAAGATTGGAAGAAATGCGACAATCGCTACGCATCATCAACCAAGTATTAGATACAATACCGCCAGGGGAAATTAAAACCGACGATTCGAAAATATGTCTTCCTTCAAGAGTCGAGATGAAAACATCCATGGAATCATTAATCCACCACTTTAAGCTATGCACTGAAGGATACCCGGTTCCGCCAGGAGCCACATATACTGCTATAGAATGTCCAAAAGGCGAGCTAGGACTGTACATGGTGGCCGATGGTACATCCAAACCCTATCGGATTTTTATTCGCCCTAGTTCTTATACCCATTTGATGAGCCTCTCTTTATTAGGTAAAGGTTTAATGCTTGCCGATATTGCTGTTCTCATTGCTACCGTCGATGTTGTGTTCGGTGACATAGATCGCTAGACGATCgatttaactttaaataaataatgtttactgACAGTAGTTTTTAACAATAATCATTCGAAAAGATTGCAAATCgactttatttgtatttaagttGAAGCGGATAAAGGTTTACATTAAACAGATGACAAACCACACCTCTTCTCTTGATGGTTTCCGGCcattttttcctattttttatTGGCAGTCTTTATTGCGGCTGGTTTTGCCCAAAAGTAAAAGTTGAGGGATATCACACGATACACATTGCATTACCTGCGAGCTAATCCAGGCTTCGGTAGGTATATCTAGTCTGTAGAGATTGACTGCCCTTCGACCATGGTTTTTTTACGAGCTTTCTTGTTAGGTAGATAGGTAGTCAACTTTTCAGCTTCgctgattaaaaaaataaaaagttttcttcgttttgttttgattcatactttttggcgggaacgtgagatGTCAGGTTAATTTACAAATGTAGTACTTATTTCTTATAATTTAGACGAGTAATAAACGTGGCTTTGTAACCAGTTAGTATTTGTGAATGTGTATCAGTGTTGAAAATGAAGCAAAGTAGGtggatgtaacttctcgggattcttCCCAAATGCTCACTGCAGTTTTAGTACATAATTTCCCTctattttatttcacttcaGCATATGCAACCTCTACTCGTTTTATCTTATCTCATTTTAGTCTATTTCATTCCAAATCTCATGGttgcatttttgaagtgaaaacttctttagaatcgttgtgatttcaaaccggatgcaacggaaaaaacgacaggtaagagacacaaatacaaaaatgtgtaggatgaagccagcaaagaatgagacagaaatatacatactatttaatacagcgccatctgtgagatttttgaaagctcttgtagtgatcTATGAAtctatgaaagctcttgtagtgaattttaatttaggattatacgtgaaatatataaattatacgtataatataaaatatcaattcacagagggcgctacctttcaattatttactaatgacaaaattttacatatacttaagacgtttcggataattgtattttaattttggaaggtttcacttctaccacgtgtgaattgcacacatgttttttttttttattgcttatatgggttggatgagctcatagtccacctggttcttatgtggttactggaacccatagacatctacaacatcaatgcgtcacccaccttgagatataagttctaaggtctcagtatagttacaacggctgccccacccttcaaaccgaaacgcattactgcttcacggtagaaataggctaGGTGGTggcctacccgtggggactcacaagatttcctaccaccagtaaagttcagattttttcagtgtagttcgtttttttttcgtacttactcttcgatcaataatagtactagattaaggatcaggaacaaaaataagacgctccagtggccacgtttgcagacacgaaaacatcttcatttcttagaaaaaagtttaataatgttaacgacttcagtttattataaaccttaatgcttaaacataaagtttaattaccattgcaaaatatatgtatttaggtcctttcgtcagaaaaagaatattatggaataaatttaaaatgtcacttgaacataaaaagtcatcagtacaaaaatatttattctaaaatgatacttaaagcctaatttataaggttaaaaatatttgtttaaaatttcgtgcttattgtattgtggaactagatgtagttcttggtgttacatttcaatgctcagaacacagtaagtattgagagacatagagttgcagaatatacatatttgttttaggtttgttttgtatggtcgcaactatttttgaccgattcaaaaaagtagtagataatattttacattgccgctattacaacaaataggtgataaaaaataaaattgaataaagtaaaaaaaaatttgaaaggaaacacgaaacatgttttccacgtattctttacacagaagtaattaaaacaataatgtaggtttaattatctttaaacagattcagtttgttataaagctgtcttttagaagtcatttttatatgagcggtttcttttttacaaatataatgtaatcttatatcaatgaatttttctataatcagtttaatttaggcttattttatggctgtgttcgtttcccccagaaaacaaatccttttcagcatatacgcttcaaatatttacacatacatataaagtttttttaatacttttttgcattgatttgccaccaccattgaacaattctagaatttttataaaagttctatatttcttctcctctttctttcacgacaatatatatccattgtgcacagcgacaaggggctactaggaaatctacaaacaaaaataacattataaaataacaaaactactctatgcattccctgtccaagaataggtgatgtttgttacaatagttggtgccttgttgcaaactttggccaaacaattacaatattcgtaaattgtgttttatttacaatataattgtgtttattattttatgaaaaacacttaataatataaatttaccaaaaaaagatattccttccaaaaccttggtgttacggtggttttttactcagtttttgaacgcgcattgcagcgtttgACGTCTTAGtcttggctatgattggaccatactaatttgaaataagaccacaaatttatttgtggtcttatttttcgggccgtttttgaagcgctaatcgcgaatctaatagtattattgatcgaagtacttactacaaattttaatatggctccaattttttttaacaagacGTTTGGCTGTACACCTCATACCATTGCCTTTCCtgcattgaaaaaataaaactacaaaatatgttttttaccTTTACTTCAAAGAAATGACTCAGCTTAGAGTTGTGCTAGCAAAGGAAAAACACGACTCGAGTTGATTCGATTTGAAATAAACGTAGCCTTGCATTGACCGGCCTaatggtataataatatattttttttcttttataacaaCGAGAGGCatacgagcaagacgggtcacctgatggtaagtgattcaccgccgcccacggtcaccagc contains the following coding sequences:
- the LOC101739282 gene encoding NADH-ubiquinone oxidoreductase 49 kDa subunit, which codes for MLNLRFLTTCNSIFNFSRRNITFYAPLSAHRWYPDPEFVKQFNGPVMYPTPETNKFYKMIYNSKLRPLERKLQNMWINFGPQHPAAHGVLRLILELDGEMVVRADPHIGFLHRATEKLMESKHYNQNLPYMDRLDYVSTISNETCFALAVETLLNIEAPPRAKAIRVLCGELCRIANHMLNVSGTVLDAGGITPFFWMCEEREKIYELFERLCGARVHCAYVRPGGVSQDLPIGFLDDVYELCMKLGERFDETEDVATGNRLYYARTAGIGVLTAHEAMSLGCTGPMLRCTGVKWDLRVAHPYDDYDMYDFDVPVGTFGDSYDRHLLRLEEMRQSLRIINQVLDTIPPGEIKTDDSKICLPSRVEMKTSMESLIHHFKLCTEGYPVPPGATYTAIECPKGELGLYMVADGTSKPYRIFIRPSSYTHLMSLSLLGKGLMLADIAVLIATVDVVFGDIDR